In Phenylobacterium hankyongense, the sequence CTGCTCGGCCCCCTCCACGCGCGCACGGTCAGCGTCGGGGACGTCTTCACGCCCGCCCTGTCGCTGGGACCGCGCAGCCTGGGCGGACCCGGGATCGCCTTCTCCACCGTGCCGCTCGACCAGGCCAACGTCTTCAACCGCATCGACCTGCGCGGCGAGTTGCCGATCGGCTACGACGTGGAGCTCTACGTCAACGATGTGCTGCGAAGCGGTCAGAACACCCCGACCAAGGGCCGCTACGAGTTCCTGAACGTGCCACTGACCTCCGGGGTCAATGTCGTGCGGATCGTCACCTACGGGCCGCACGGCGAGCGCAACGAGGACGTCCGCGTCGTCAACGTCGGCGCAGGCCTGCTGCAACGCGGCGAGGCCACCTTCGCGTTCGGCGCGGTCCAGCAGGACGACTCCCTGATCAGCTTTCCGACGCCGGCCGGCGACACCACCACCACGACCCCGGGCAAGGGCCGGATGCGGATCGTGGGGACCGCCAACTACGGCCTGACGCAATTCCTGACGATGTCCCTCGGGGCGGCTCTCGTGCCCACGACGGCCACGGCCTCGCGGCAGATCTACACCCTCGGCGCGCGCACCTCGCTTTTCGGGTTCGCCAGCAACCTCGACCTGGCGCAGGACAGCCGCGGCGGCACGGCTGCGTCGCTCGGCCTGGCCGGCCAGGTGTTCGGATCCTCGGTGGTCCTGCGCCACGCCGAGTACCGCGGCGGCTTCATCGACGAGAACGGCGCCGGCGTCGACCTCACCCGGCCGCTGTCCAACCGCAGCGAAATCTCCCTCGACAGCAACGTCAAGCTGGGCGGCCAGGTGGTGCCGGTGTCCCTGCACGGCCTGCACGACGTCTATGCGGACGGCGGCAGCGACTATATCGCCTCCGCCCGGGGCTCGGCGACCGCGGTCGACATCCTGTTCTCGGCGGGCCTGGAGTACGCCAGGACCAATCCGGTGCTCGGCTCCAGCACGCAGACCCTCAGCGGCTATTTCGCGGGCTCCACCTTCCGCAGCTACAAGTGGCAGCTCCGCTCGACCATCGACTTTGACATTCTTCCGGATCTGAAGGCTCGCTCCCTGGCCATCACCGCCGACCGGGACATCTCCAAGGTGGCCTCGCTGCGACTGGGCGTCGGCGAGGCGCTGGACGACTTCAAGAGCTTCAACCTGACCGCCAGCAGCACCTTCAAGCTGCGCTACGGGGACCTGGCCCTGACCGCCGACTACAACAACGCCGACCGGAGCTGGGAAACCGGCGTGCAGCTCAACTTCGGCCTCAGCTACGATCCCTCCCGGGGCGGCTACGGCGTGACGCGGCCGGGTCCCGGATCGGGCGGCAGCGTCCTGTTCGAGGCCTTCCTGGACCGCAACGGCAACGGCATCTTCGACGCCGGCGACGAGCCGGTGCCCAACGTCACCGTCGAGGGCGGCGACAAGCATGCGGTGACCGGTAAGGACGGTCGCGTCTTCATCACCGGCCTGGGCGCAGGCCCCACCGCCCGCCTGCTCGTCGGGCTGGAGAACGTCGAGAACACCTCGGTGCAGGCCCCGCCCGGCACGATCCAGTTCACGCCGCACGCCGGCAGCTTCACCATCATTCGCTATCCCATGCGCCCCACCGGCGAAATCATGGTGAAGGTCTCGCTGCGGCGTCCGGACGGAGCCCTTGTTGGGCTTTCGGCGGTGCAGGTGCGGATGGTCGGCGACAAGGCCCAGGTCGTCGAGGCCAAGACGGAGTTCGACGGCTCGGCCAATTTCCAGAGCCTGCCCGCCGGGACCTATCACCTGGAGCTCGACCCCGATCAGGCCGCCCGGCTCCGCATGAGCCTGGTCAAGCCCGTCACCGTCACCATCAAGGGCGACGGCGAGTTCCTTCCCGACGCCGAAGCGGAAGTGAAATTCCAGCCGCGACCCGAGGAGAAGCCCCAAGACTCCGCATCATTGGAAGTTAAGTGATTTCGGTGTAACGAGACTCATGAAGGCAAGTAAGTCTCAGGTGAGATCGGGGCTCCCAAGTATATTTCAACCGCTTGGTGTGTTGTTCGCCCTGCTCGCGGCGATTGCATTCGCGCCGGCCGCGCAGGCCCAGAGCTATAGCGTCGGCAACGCCAGCCTCGGGACGATCGCTGCGGCCGCCAGCGGCGACACCAGCTTCAGCTTCAATTCGGCTAGCGGCGCGGTGACGAAGAACAGCGGCGCCGGCGCCCGGGTGTCGGCCGGAACCGCCCGCGCCAGCGTCACCATCACCTGTTCGGTGGCCTACTGCGACAAGGGCAATACGGTCGTAACGGTGGGATCGGTCGGATCGCCGAGCGGGCGCGCCAAGGCGCTGTCGGCCTTCAATGTCACCATGGGCGCAGGCGCCGTGCTGGCGAGCGGGCCGACGGGCAGCAATCCCGTCACCTTCACGCTCAAGCCGATCGGCAAGAGCGCGGCCGCCACGGTCTACATCGGCGCCAGCCTCTCGATCGCCGGCGACGAGACGACCCTGGCGACGGGTTCCGCCGCCTCCGGCTTCTATCTCGCGACCACCGACTCCAAGGGCGCCAGTTCGTCGAGCACAAGCGGGTCGGCGACGGCCACGGTCTTCCGGCGGCTTTCCATCGCCAAGGGCTCGGACCTGGCGTTCGGCCGCATCGTCAAGCCTGCGACGGGAACCGGGGGCGTCGTGAGCGTGACGACCGCGGGGGCGCGGGTCGCCTCCGGCGGCGCGATCCTGCTGAGCTCCACGTTCTCGCGCGCTGCCTACACCGTCACCGGCGAAGGCGGTCAGACCCTCGCGGTGACCGTGCCGTCCAGCTTCACCATGTCGAACGGGACCAACGCCCTGAGCGTGACCACCAGCAACACCGCGATCGGCATCACCGGCCTGACGGGCAGCCTCGGCGCCGCCGGGACCTACAGCTTCTACGTGGGCGGCTCGATCCCGATCGCGCCCGCGACGCCCACGGGGGCCTACGCCGGGACCTTCGCCGTGACAGTGGCTTACAACTGAGACGCGGCGCCGTTCTTGCGGCGCAGCCGACAAATTCAGCGTGCCGGGCGCCTAGGTTGTTCCCACGGGGATCAAGCTGTACCAGACCGGCACATGGGGACTGACGAATGCCGACGCTCACCTTCGACACGACGCCCGCCGGCCTCTTCGCCAGCTACGGCGAATCCCAGTTCACGTTGACGACGCAGCAGGCGACTGACCTGCACCTGACGGACGTCCTGTGGAACGGCGGCCTGACGTCGCCGCAGGGGACCGGCGGATACCTCATCAACGAATACAGCCAGGACACGGTCGTCCTGAAATACAGCGGCACGACGACGTTCGGGGTCCTTTCGCTGGACGTGAACGGCTACCGGAACGCCGGCTTCGACGCCAACAACAACGTCATTCCCGGCTCATCGACGGTGAGCTTCAACTTTACCGGCGTGCGGGCCGACTACACCGAGGTGCACTTCACCTTCACGACCGATGCGGTCGACGGCTTCCAGCAGGTGGTCTTGCCGACCGACTTCGCCACCGGTCTCACCGCCCTCACCTGGACGACGACCAACCCGGTGGAAGCCTGGGGCGCGTTCGACAACGTGTCGCTCGTGGTCGACACCACGCAGGCGCCGCCGCCGGTGACGCCGCCCCCGGTCACGCCGCCGCCCGTCAACCACGCCCCCGTCGCCGTGCAGGACGTCGCGGCGGCCACGGTCCACGGCACGGTGCTGATCAATGTCCTCGGCAACGACACCGATGCGGACGGCGACACGCTTGGCATCGCCGGCTTCGGGCCCAGCGCGTCGGCGATCAGCGCGAGCCTGAGCGCCAAGAGCGCGCTCGGCGCGACCATCAGCTTCCAGAGCGGGCAACTGCTGTACACCGCCAACGCCGTCAGCTTCGACGCCGTGGCTCCCGGCCACAGCGTCACCGACACCTTCTACTACACCGTGACCGACGCGGCCGGCGCCACGAGCACGGCGTCCGTGACGGTGACGGTCAGCAGCCCGCCCCCGCCTCCCGCGCCGCCGCCGTCGGCCACCGGCCCGGACATCGTCGGCGGCAATCATCCGCAGGTCCTCAACGGCACGGCGCTGGGCGAGCAGATCTTCGGCGGCAACAGCTCGGACGTCCTGATGGGCAACGGCGGGGCCGACACCCTGCACGGCAATAACGGCGCGGACCTGCTCTACGGCGGAGCCGGCAACGACCTGCTGCTGGGCGACAACGGCTCCGACCTGCTGGACGGCGGCGCCGGCAACGACACGCTGACCGGCGGAAACAGCCCCGACGCCTTCGTGTTCAGCCAGCACTTCGGGCTCGACACGATCACCGACTTCGACAGCAAGAACGAAGTCATCACCATGAGCCGCTCGACCTTCTCGTCGTTCAACGACCTGAAGGCCCACGCCGTGCAGAGCGGCGCCAACGTGGTGATCACCCACGACGCCGACGAAGTCCTGACCCTGCTGAACGTGAAGCTGTCGGCGCTCAACTCCGGCGACTTCCTGTTCGTCTAGGCAAGCCGCACCTTCGCCAGGCGACACCGGCCCCTGGCTGCGTATAGACTGCCGGAAACAGGGGAGACCGCCATGAACCGCCTCGTCGCCATCCTTGCCGCCGGCGTCGCGCTGACCGCAGCGCCCGCCTGGGCGGACCTGCAGCCCGGAGCCAAGGCCCCCGAGTTCACGGCCCCCGCCTACCTCGCCGGCCAGCCCTTCACCTACAAGCTCTCCGACGCCCTGAAGAAGGGCCCGGTGGTGGTCTATTTCTTCCCGTCGGCGCATACCAAGGGCTGCAACCTCGAGGCCCACCTGTTCTCCGAGGCCATCGACCAGTTCAAGGCCGAGAAGGCCTCGGTGATCGGCGTCACCGCCGGCAAGGTCGACGAGCTCGCCGACTTCTCCAAGGAGACCGAGCACTGCGGCGGCAAGTTCCCGGTGGCCGCCGATCCCGGCGCCAAGATCGCCAGGCAGTACGACGCGCCCCTGAAGATCGCCGGCGTCACCATCCCGAAGGACCTGTCGGCGCGGACGTCCTACGTGGTCGCTCCCGACGGCAAGATCCTCGCGGCCTACACGAACATGGACCCCTCGGAGCACGTCAACCAGACGCTGGGGGCCGTGAAGGCCTGGCGGGCCAGCCACAAGTAGGCGGCGGGCCACACGTCGCCGGGACGACCGCGGGGCTGAAAAACCTTGCTCGGCGGGCGGATTTCCCTTATTTGCCCGCCTCTTCACGGAAGACGGTCTCACGCGGAACGCGAATGGGCCGGGAAACCCCCGGTCGCCGCGCTTGAGAGCCATCGTATCCGGCGGACCTTCCGCCGCCGGACGCGCCGTCTCCCAACTGGAAGAAGGAACCTATGGCGCTCTACGAACACGTAGTCATCTCGCGGCAGGATATCTCGCCGCAACAGGCCGAAGCCCTCAACGACACCCTCAAGGGTCTGATCGAAACCGGCGGCGGATCCGTCGCCAAGATCGAGTACTGGGGCCTGCGCAACCTGACCTACCGGATCAAGAAGAACCGCAAGGGTCACTATTCCCTGCTCGCCATCGACGCGCCCGCCGACGCGGTGAAGGAGATGGAACGCCAGCTGTCGATCAACGAAGACGTGCTGCGCTACCTGACCGTCCGCGTCGAAGAGCTGGACCTCGAGCTTTCCCCGATCCTCGCCCGCCGCGATCGCGACCGCGAACGCGAACCGCGCCGGGATGATTTCGCTCCGAAGGAAGGGGGCTTCTGATGACCGACGAAACCGCAACCGCTCCCGCCGCGGGAGCCGCCGCGGGCGGCCAACGCCGTCCGTTCTTCCGTCGCCGCAAGGTGTGCCCGTTCTCCGGCGCCAACGCCCCGAAGATCGACTACAAGGACGTCAAGCTCCTGCAGCGCTACGTTTCCGAGCGCGGCAAGATCGTGCCGTCGCGCATCACCGCGGTGTCGGCGAAGAAGCAGCGTGAACTGGCCAAGGCCATCAAGCGCGCCCGCTTCCTCGCCCTCCTCCCCTACGTCGTGAAGTAAGGGAGACTGAGCACATGAAAGTCATTCTGCTCGAACGCGTGGAAGGCTGGGGTGGCCTCGGCGACGTCGTCAACGTCAAGGACGGCTACGCCCGCAACTACCTGCTGCCGCGCTCCAAGGCGCTGCGTGCGAACTCGGCGAACCTGAAGGTCTTCGAAGGCCAGCGCGCCGAGATCGAAGCCCGCAACGCCCGCGCCAAGGCCGAGGCCGGCAAGGCCGGCGAAGGCCTGGACGGCACGTCCTACATCCTGATCCGTCAGGCCGGCGAGAGCGGTCAGCTCTACGGCTCGGTGGCGGGACGCGACGTGTCTGACGCGGTCACCGCGGCCGGCGGCAAGGTGGAACGCGCGATGGTCGTGCTCGACAAGCCGATCAAGACGCTCGGCCTGCACGAGGTGAAGATCCGTCTGCACCCCGAGGTCACCGTCACCGTCACGCTCAACATCGCCCGCAGCCAGGACGAAGCCGAGCGCCAGGCGCGCGGCGAGAACGTGATCAACTCGCAATTCGAGGAAGACCGGATCGCCGACGAACAGGCGGTCGCCGACCTCCTCGAAGGTGGCGCGGGCTCGATCGAAGGCAATTACGTCGAGGCGTAAGCCCTGGCGAAATCGCTGGACTGAATCGCGGCGCGGGAGCTTCTCCCGCGCCGTTTTTCGTCAGCGCTCGTCGTAGAGCCGGCGCAGCACCGCCGGCGCCAGGCCCGGCAGGTCCTCGGCGATCAGGCCCGGGCCGTGCAGGTCGGCCGCCTCGGCGTGGATCCAGGCCGCCGCGCAGGCCGCCTCGAAGCTCTCCATGCCCTGCGCCACCAGGCCGCCGATGAAACCGGCCAGCACGTCGCCGGAGCCGGCGGTGGCGAGCCACGGCGAGCCGTTGACGTTGACCGCCGTGCGGCCGTCCGGCGCCGCCACCACCGTGTCCGGCCCCTTCAGCAGCACCACCGCATCGGCCCGCTCGGCGGCGCGCCGGGCCGCGGTGATCCGCTCCGGCGCGGAGGCCAGCAGGCCCGGGAACAGCCGCTCGAACTCGCCGGGATGCGGGGTGAGCACGTCGTCGCGGTCGAGCACCGAGAACAGCTCTTCCGGATCGTCGCGGAACACGGTGATGGCGTCGGCGTCCAGCACCAGCGCCGCGCCCGTGCGGGCCAGCGCCAGGACGTTGAGCAGGGTGGTCTCGGTGACGCCCGCCGCCGGCCCGATCACCGCCACGTCCACATCGGCGGCGGCCTGCTCCAGCTCCAGGTCGGTCTCGAAGGCGCGCAGCATCACCGCCTCCAGGTGGGCGGCGTTCACCGCCAGCGCGTCGGGCGGCGACAGCACGGTCACCAGTCCGGCCCCGATCCGCAGGCCCGCTCGCGCGGACAGCCGCGCCGCACCGGTGCTCCACGCCTCGCCGCTCACCACGATCAGCCGCCCGCGGGCATGCTTGTGCGACGTCGCGGACGGCCAGGGGAAGCGGCTGAGCCACAGCTCCGGCCCGTTCTCCACCAACCGCGAGCTGGTGGCGCCCAGGCCGATGTCGGCGACGACGATCTCGCCGCAGCGGCCGCGGCCGGGCTCGAGCACATGGGCGGGCTTCTTGGCGTGGAAGGTGACGGTGAGTCCGGCGCAGACGCTGGCGCCCCGCGCCAAGCCCGTGTCCCCCGGCAGCCCGCTCGGCACGTCGACGGCCACCACCCGCTCCGGCCGCTCGGCCATGCGCAGGGCCGCCGCAGCCGCCTCCCCGTCCAGCGGCCGCGAGAGGCCGGCGCCGAACAGCGCGTCGATCCACAGCACCGGCTCCAGGCGGCCTGCCAGCGGCGCGGTCGGGCCGGTCCAGCGGGCCCGTGCGGCCCTGGCGTCATCGGTCGCCGGCTCGCGCAGGGCGCGGACCTCCACCGGCCAGCCCCGGCCGGCCAGGACGCGGGCGATCACATAGCCGTCGCCCCCGTTGTTGCCCGGACCGCACAGCACCAGGGCCGGCTGCGGCCGGAACCGCGCGCAGATCGCGTCGGCCACAGCCGTCCCGGCCCGCTCCATCAGCTCCACGCCGGAGGTCCCAGCGGCGATGGCGGCCGCATCGGCCGCGGCCATCTCCGCCACGGTGAGGATCTGGCGCGGCCCCCCGGCCTGTTCCACGGACCTGTTCAAAGGACCCCGGTGGCGGCTTCCCGCCCCTTCTCGACCAGGGTCAGGGTTTCGCCGTCGGTTTCCAGCACGGTGATCGAAGCGTGGTCCGGGCGGAAGCTCAGCACCCGGTCGTCGCCGGCCAGCAGCGAGATGACGGCATTGATGGCCACATAGTGCGAGAACACCGCCGTGCCGCCCCGGGCGGCGACCGCGCGGGCGATGTCGCGCCGCCAGGCGTCATAGTCGAGGTCGCCGTCGATCTGCGCCCAGGTCCCCTGGAACGAGCGCCGGAGCCAGGGCCCGCGGTCGGCCTGGGCGAGCGCCCTCGGCGTCGGGATCTCGCCGACGATGGGGTCCACCTGCACCGCGACCCCCAGCGCCGCGGCGGTCGGCTCGGCCGTTTCACGGCAGCGGCGCAGCGGCGAGCTCACCACCAGCTGCGGCCGCTCGGCCGCCGGCAGGGCCATCAGCCAGTCACGCGCCGCGCGGGCCTGCGCCTGGCCGGTTCCGTCGAGTCCGGGGTCGTCGTCGGCCTCGCCCCAGACGGCGGCGGGCTTGCCGTGGCGGATCAGGTAGAGGCGGGTCATCGATCAATCCGGGATGAACAGGTTGGTCTGGCCGTCGTCGGCGGGACGCACGGTCCCGGTGCGCCCCACCTGCTCCACCGCCTCGAAGGCCGTCAACGTCTCGGGATCGGCCGGCGTGTGCGCCACGAACCGCCGGTCCGAGGCGTCGCGCCCGATCACGATGCCCAGGAACGGACCCTCGCGGCGGTGGACCACGGTGTAGGTTTCGATCCTGGCGGCGCCTTGCGGCTGTTCGATGACGGCTGGATGCGGCAGGGCGTCGATCTGGCGCTGCAGGACGCCAGGGTCCTCGCGCTCGAAGGGACGGCCGGGCGATCGGGTCGAATAGACGCCGGTCGACTGCTTGGTCAGGAACCAGCCGTTGGCGGTCACCAGACCGTAGGCCCCGGGCCGGCGCCGCAGCTTCTGCATCATCCCGGCGATCGAGTGCATGGCGTAGTTGTTGCCGGGGCCGCCGGCGTACGGCAGGCCGCCGGTGACGGTCAGGCCGCGCGGATCGTCCAGCGCCAGGCCGAGTTCCTCCGCCCCGATCTCCACCGCCACCGGGAAGCAGGAATAGAGGTCGATCAGGCCGATGGCGTCCAGCCCGACGCCGGCCATCTCCAGCGCCCGCTGGCCGGTCAGCCGCATGGCGGGGCTGGAGTGGAAGTCCTGCCGGTCGATGGGATTCCACAGGTCGGCGGCGTCGGCGCAGCCGTGCAGGTAGACCCACCTGTCTTCCGGCACGCCCAGTTCGCGGGCCTTGCGCTCGCTGGCGACGATCACCGCGGCCGACTGGTCGACCTCCATGATGGCGTTGAGCAGCTTCGGATAGGGAAAGCCCACCATCCGGTTCTTCTCCGAGACGGCGACCAGCTCCTCCGCCGTGCGCTCGACGGGGAACCAGGCCTCGGGATTCTCCGCCGCGACCTTGGTGAAGGGCGCGAACAGCTCGCCCAGCCGGCGCTGGTGGTCGGGGATCGAGCGGCGGTCGCGGGCCCGGAGCGCGTTCTCGAACAGCGGATAGGTGTTGATCGGCCGGCCGAGGCCGTGGCGGGCTTCGTAGGGGCTGACGCCGGGCCGCGGATCGCCGATCCGCTCGGGCGCCGGCAGCTCCTGGTCCTCGCGCCAGTCGTCGAAGCCCAGCCCCCGGGTGAGCCGCTTGACCGCCGAGCCCAGGAACTCGCAGCCCACTGCAAGGCCAAGCTCGGTCTCGCCGCGGGCGATCCGCTCGCAGAGCACGTTCACCAGCTGCTGCGGGGTGTTCCCGCCCATGTGCGAATAGACCGCCCAGCGCGGGCTGGCGCCGATCTGTTGCGACAGGCTGGCGGGGGGATTGGAGGCGTGCGGCACGGCCCGGCCGCCGCCCGGCGCGTCGACCGTGAAGCCGACCACGGCGAGCGCGTCGATCGCCGCCAGCTGGCGGGCCGACAGCCCGGCGTCCAAGGCCGCGCGTTCCGCCGCAAGTTTCAGCAGGGCGACCGGCGACGGCGAAGCTGCCGGATCGCCGCGATAGCTGAATTGGCCCGCTCCGATCATAACTGGAGTGTTGTCGCCCATTCCCTGCCCGCCTCCGCACCCCGGTCAGCGGCGATCCTAGGCGCCGGAACCGCGCTCACAAGGCGAAACCCGCACTGACCGGTTTTTGACCTCTAGGCGCCTTCTTTTCGGGCGCCGGTCAAAGTTCAAGGCGCGGAAGGCCCGGCGCAGCGTGGCCGCCCTTGTCGCCCGACGCTGCGGCGTGCTCCGTCCGCGGCGACCGCCGGGGCGGCGTCGCACGGGTGCAAGCGGGCCATGAAGAAGATCGAAGCCGTCATCAAGCCGTTCAAGCTGGACGAGGTGAAGGAAGCCCTGCAGGAGCTCGGCGTCCAGGGCATGACGGTGATCGAGGCCAAGGGCTACGGACGCCAGAAGGGCCAGACCGAGCTTTACCGCGGCGCCGAGTACGTCGTGGACTTCCTGCCCAAGATCAAGATCGAGGTCGTGGTGGCCGATGACCAGCTCGACCGCGCCCTGGAAGCGATCGCCGGCGCCGCGCGCACCGGCCGCATCGGCGACGGCAAGATCTTCGTCTCCGAGATCATCGACATCATGCGCATCCGGACCGGGGAAACCGGCCCGGCGGCGATCTAAGCCAACCCAATATCGAGATAACCAAAGGGGATCATGACCATGGCCACCTCCAAAGACATCCTGGCCCAGATCAAGGAAAAGGACGTCAAATACGTCGACGTCCGCTTCACCGACGTCCGCGGCCAGATGCAGCACGTCACCTTCGACATCGACCTGGTCGACGAGGAGTTCCTCAACGACGGCACGATGTTCGACGGCTCTTCGATCGCCGGCTGGAAGGCGATCAACGAGTCCGACATGAAGCTGCGGCCGGACCTGGCCTCGGCCCACATCGACCCGTTCTACCAGCAGACCACGATGGTGCTGTTCTGCGACGTGGTGAAC encodes:
- a CDS encoding DUF4402 domain-containing protein; its protein translation is MFALLAAIAFAPAAQAQSYSVGNASLGTIAAAASGDTSFSFNSASGAVTKNSGAGARVSAGTARASVTITCSVAYCDKGNTVVTVGSVGSPSGRAKALSAFNVTMGAGAVLASGPTGSNPVTFTLKPIGKSAAATVYIGASLSIAGDETTLATGSAASGFYLATTDSKGASSSSTSGSATATVFRRLSIAKGSDLAFGRIVKPATGTGGVVSVTTAGARVASGGAILLSSTFSRAAYTVTGEGGQTLAVTVPSSFTMSNGTNALSVTTSNTAIGITGLTGSLGAAGTYSFYVGGSIPIAPATPTGAYAGTFAVTVAYN
- a CDS encoding calcium-binding protein codes for the protein MPTLTFDTTPAGLFASYGESQFTLTTQQATDLHLTDVLWNGGLTSPQGTGGYLINEYSQDTVVLKYSGTTTFGVLSLDVNGYRNAGFDANNNVIPGSSTVSFNFTGVRADYTEVHFTFTTDAVDGFQQVVLPTDFATGLTALTWTTTNPVEAWGAFDNVSLVVDTTQAPPPVTPPPVTPPPVNHAPVAVQDVAAATVHGTVLINVLGNDTDADGDTLGIAGFGPSASAISASLSAKSALGATISFQSGQLLYTANAVSFDAVAPGHSVTDTFYYTVTDAAGATSTASVTVTVSSPPPPPAPPPSATGPDIVGGNHPQVLNGTALGEQIFGGNSSDVLMGNGGADTLHGNNGADLLYGGAGNDLLLGDNGSDLLDGGAGNDTLTGGNSPDAFVFSQHFGLDTITDFDSKNEVITMSRSTFSSFNDLKAHAVQSGANVVITHDADEVLTLLNVKLSALNSGDFLFV
- a CDS encoding peroxiredoxin, which codes for MNRLVAILAAGVALTAAPAWADLQPGAKAPEFTAPAYLAGQPFTYKLSDALKKGPVVVYFFPSAHTKGCNLEAHLFSEAIDQFKAEKASVIGVTAGKVDELADFSKETEHCGGKFPVAADPGAKIARQYDAPLKIAGVTIPKDLSARTSYVVAPDGKILAAYTNMDPSEHVNQTLGAVKAWRASHK
- the rpsF gene encoding 30S ribosomal protein S6; translation: MALYEHVVISRQDISPQQAEALNDTLKGLIETGGGSVAKIEYWGLRNLTYRIKKNRKGHYSLLAIDAPADAVKEMERQLSINEDVLRYLTVRVEELDLELSPILARRDRDREREPRRDDFAPKEGGF
- the rpsR gene encoding 30S ribosomal protein S18 produces the protein MTDETATAPAAGAAAGGQRRPFFRRRKVCPFSGANAPKIDYKDVKLLQRYVSERGKIVPSRITAVSAKKQRELAKAIKRARFLALLPYVVK
- the rplI gene encoding 50S ribosomal protein L9, whose translation is MKVILLERVEGWGGLGDVVNVKDGYARNYLLPRSKALRANSANLKVFEGQRAEIEARNARAKAEAGKAGEGLDGTSYILIRQAGESGQLYGSVAGRDVSDAVTAAGGKVERAMVVLDKPIKTLGLHEVKIRLHPEVTVTVTLNIARSQDEAERQARGENVINSQFEEDRIADEQAVADLLEGGAGSIEGNYVEA
- a CDS encoding NAD(P)H-hydrate dehydratase, which gives rise to MEQAGGPRQILTVAEMAAADAAAIAAGTSGVELMERAGTAVADAICARFRPQPALVLCGPGNNGGDGYVIARVLAGRGWPVEVRALREPATDDARAARARWTGPTAPLAGRLEPVLWIDALFGAGLSRPLDGEAAAAALRMAERPERVVAVDVPSGLPGDTGLARGASVCAGLTVTFHAKKPAHVLEPGRGRCGEIVVADIGLGATSSRLVENGPELWLSRFPWPSATSHKHARGRLIVVSGEAWSTGAARLSARAGLRIGAGLVTVLSPPDALAVNAAHLEAVMLRAFETDLELEQAAADVDVAVIGPAAGVTETTLLNVLALARTGAALVLDADAITVFRDDPEELFSVLDRDDVLTPHPGEFERLFPGLLASAPERITAARRAAERADAVVLLKGPDTVVAAPDGRTAVNVNGSPWLATAGSGDVLAGFIGGLVAQGMESFEAACAAAWIHAEAADLHGPGLIAEDLPGLAPAVLRRLYDER
- a CDS encoding histidine phosphatase family protein; amino-acid sequence: MTRLYLIRHGKPAAVWGEADDDPGLDGTGQAQARAARDWLMALPAAERPQLVVSSPLRRCRETAEPTAAALGVAVQVDPIVGEIPTPRALAQADRGPWLRRSFQGTWAQIDGDLDYDAWRRDIARAVAARGGTAVFSHYVAINAVISLLAGDDRVLSFRPDHASITVLETDGETLTLVEKGREAATGVL
- a CDS encoding acetyl-CoA acetyltransferase, producing the protein MGDNTPVMIGAGQFSYRGDPAASPSPVALLKLAAERAALDAGLSARQLAAIDALAVVGFTVDAPGGGRAVPHASNPPASLSQQIGASPRWAVYSHMGGNTPQQLVNVLCERIARGETELGLAVGCEFLGSAVKRLTRGLGFDDWREDQELPAPERIGDPRPGVSPYEARHGLGRPINTYPLFENALRARDRRSIPDHQRRLGELFAPFTKVAAENPEAWFPVERTAEELVAVSEKNRMVGFPYPKLLNAIMEVDQSAAVIVASERKARELGVPEDRWVYLHGCADAADLWNPIDRQDFHSSPAMRLTGQRALEMAGVGLDAIGLIDLYSCFPVAVEIGAEELGLALDDPRGLTVTGGLPYAGGPGNNYAMHSIAGMMQKLRRRPGAYGLVTANGWFLTKQSTGVYSTRSPGRPFEREDPGVLQRQIDALPHPAVIEQPQGAARIETYTVVHRREGPFLGIVIGRDASDRRFVAHTPADPETLTAFEAVEQVGRTGTVRPADDGQTNLFIPD
- a CDS encoding P-II family nitrogen regulator, translated to MKKIEAVIKPFKLDEVKEALQELGVQGMTVIEAKGYGRQKGQTELYRGAEYVVDFLPKIKIEVVVADDQLDRALEAIAGAARTGRIGDGKIFVSEIIDIMRIRTGETGPAAI